Part of the Melopsittacus undulatus isolate bMelUnd1 chromosome Z, bMelUnd1.mat.Z, whole genome shotgun sequence genome is shown below.
attaatttaaaataatttatttgcaaaaaaaaaactaacaaaaaaaaccccaaaaccaaccccccaaACACCAAAGAAATGAACAAACCCTAACAAATTAACAATCTATAGGCAATAAAATTGTAACCATGTTTTCCTATGGTTTCAGTACTGAAGTGTGTTTGAAGGTTACACCCTgcagatgatgaagaaaaactAAATGGTAAAATGTGATGAACAATTGCTGgaatttcagaattttaaacTGAGGTTAAGGACACAATGCAgtcatttttttaatagctgtctGAAATTCAGAGACCAGGTATCTGACCTACACTGCTAAGAGCAATGTATTTGTCTCCTCAGGATGTTTCTGGATCCAGATGCTAATTTAAATTTACATCCAGccccctgcagtgggcagggacaccttccactagagcaggttgctcaaagccccatccaacctggccttgaacactgtcagggatggggcagccacagcttctctgggcaccaccacatcaccctcacagtgaagaatttttacctaatatctaatataaaactctcctctgtcagtttaaagccattcccccttgtcctgccactacatgctcttgtaaaaagtccttctccagatttcctaGTGGCCCCTTAGCTGCCCTAAGGTCTCCctttaaggagccttctcttcgggctgaacaagcccaactctctcagcctgccttagcagcagagatgctccagccctctgatcatctccatggcctcttctggactcacTGAAACAGTCCTTGTCTTGCAGACTAGTTTGGTGACTAGTTAGTTATAGCCTAATATCtactattttttcttattaatcagtacaattttttttataatttctgcTAGCAGTAGTATTCTTCTTATTCAGCTTTATGAGACTcctatttgcttttcctgtcaCTGAGTATATTGCAAGAGAATTCctagaaaaaatacattttttttcacaagggATGTGCCTGTACTGCTACTGTAACAGACTACAGTTGATTTATATGAATATCTAAAAAATATCTCAGTAATAACATAAAAGGTCTTGGTAAATCTTGTTTCAAACTTCTTAGGTAATTAATTATAGTCCTCTAACCAAAGTATGCTTCAGACATGTGATTGCTGCTATTTCCAGCCCAGCTTGTGAGAATGACACAAGTTTTCCTTTTGTGGCCCTACAGCTTGACAAATCTGTCCAGTGAGATTCTCAGTTGAGACTGTATGGGACTAGTGTACAAAAATGAATTGTGCACCTCAGTAACCTTAGAACTGGAAACCTGAGACAGGAGAGGTCCATTTAATAGAGATGACATTACTAAAGAAACTCAGCATGCTAGCCCAGAATAACCTTGGAGAAGAAACATGCTCAGATGCTGCTAGAAAGCATCTTCATCCATTAAAATCCAATCTGTTTTGATAAAAAGAGGACCTTGAACTTGAGGCTCTCTTGCATTTTTCAAGTGTAAATGTGGGTAGGATCTCCTAATCCACTACTGTTTTGAAAGAGAAGTGTTTGCTGTCTGATGACTCACCTCGTTTTAAGCCAGTGTATCAAATTCAGGATGCTGATTTTGTCTCAATAGACCCAACAGgttctttgcttctgtttagTAATTCTTCAGCAATTCTCtccatgactttttttttccctaaagccTCCTAAAGAGATAGAGACTGTTGTATTAGGTTAATAACTCTTAAAATAAACAGCCAGATGATTAAAGCTGTTTCTTAAAACTGTATAAGAGATAATTCATTGGAATTTTCAAGAATATTAATTACAGGCTTTGTCTGGATTTAATTAAATGGGAGCTACACTTCTAAGTCACTAAAATTCTCACTGGGATTTTCAAATGCAGCCGACTACATATTTAGGTGCCTAAACCCCATTGAAAAGAAAGCTTTACCCAGcattttcaaggaaaacaaTGTCATGTGTAATAGTAATCTCTTCCACAAAACAAGGTCTTGATatgattttactgaaaaaagtattgattttatttttttgccaaGCACAAAATAGCAAAGGTCAAAAATAGTGCTCAGCTAAAGGGAGTGTGAAGTCACCTAAGTGAAGGTTTGGAAACtagaaggattttcttttacatatttgcattttagGGTTCAGAGATAGATGAAACTGTACCAGACAGTAGATCTTTCAAGTGCTGTTCTTAATCCAATATCAAGGGAGAAAGCTTTCTGGATTGAATGACTAGTAGCAGTTATTTCTAATTCAGTTCTCAGAAGAATGCACAGGAACCCAAACTTGAAATATAGCTAGCAGCTGGTAGAGGACTTCTGCCGTCTGGTAATCTCTCGATTTGATCTGCTGACTCCAGGAGAACCTGATACACAATAACACACACTCTGAAGAACTGGGAAATGTAAACAAATCTGTCAAAGCCTGTCTTAAAGTAGGTCCAGTAAATGCAAACGTTTAAATAATATTTGAGTTGCAGAGATGTTTGAGTTCTAGAATATTTGTGAAACTGTAACAATTCCAGTTATTAAAATTACAAAACTCTGTTTAGATCACACTTTGCTGCTTTTACACCCTGTGTACAAGAGGGGGAACTGCAGCAGAGTTACAGAATTTCAAATGTGAAGCAGTAATTTTTGAACAGATACAAATCTAAGATGTGGGACCCAGGAAAGCTGACAGTACAAAAAGAGGTCACAGCTAGGAAGCAGATACTGTGCTCCAACCAGAGAGAGACccacagctgtgctgcacaCTTAAAACTGACAGGTCTGCAAGCCAGGACTTCATGGATCTTCCCAGCAGCCTTTGACCAGACCAATAGggtcttcccttccctcctcttcccataACAGACTCCACTTgtggtggtgatgctgctgtggcCTCAACTAGAGCCATAGTTTCACTTTTTCTCATCTGTACTGTCAGCTTGACTTTGCTCCCTTCTTTCTCAAACCTCCCAGACTTTCCTAGCTTGCCTGTGTGGCACAGTCTCCAGTTCCCTTGCTCCTTCCTTGGAAATTTCAAATGAATTTGAAGGCAACACTGAATGATTCTCTAAGTGAAACAGTCAGATGGTTCACAAGGATGTCAGACATGCCTGTGTCAGCCTGAAAAGCTAGTTGCACAGCTCTTATCCTGTGAAATACTGATTGTCTCTGGTAGAAAAGCATGGAAATTAGGGTACACTCCATACTTTAGTCAGTACTTCAGATACACTGTATACACTCGAAAGGATGCTGGTTGCATTGATGGGAAGGCTATCACTGACCAACTTAGAAACCTGTGATTCAAGAGGGAAGTGTGAAGGTAAAATCAGGAATCAGAACATGAGGAAAACAATAAATAGAACTGTCAGAAACAGTAAGATGTAGATACAGTAGTGTTATATGTTTTAGCAATCTAGCATTCTTGGCTCTCTCATGGCATGGGCACAGGAGGATTGGATTCTGTCTAACACTCATTCACTATATCCATGTGTTGTCCAGACAGTGCAGCATCAGAGTGCAGACGGAATGGCGGCGTACATGTGCCATTTCAGCTTGCATCAGTCAGGGTCCAtcctctgcctccccagcatGCTGATCATGGCATTCAGGAGGAAGAGATTCTGTGTGTGCTCAGACTCACAGAGAGcaatcccagctcctgctcctggctgaAAGCTTCCTGCATGTCATTTCAGCAGGCAGAGGATGTAGGAATGCCAGCATACACAATAGTGTATGTTGGTGTATGTTACAATGTACAATGGTGTACACAATATTCCCTAGAAACTGGAAGAGGAGTTAGATGGTAGAGATGTTAGGAGGCTGTTGGTTCATCAAGGGAGataatttcttgttttcttcatacCTGTTTTGAAAGGAGTCATTTCCTTTCATCAGGTGTGCATCTGTGGGAGTATGCTACCTGTTCTCTAGTTGCTTTGTACAGATgttcatctttattttatttagggAACCAAAAATGGCTGCTCCTGTCTACTGTCATCTGCCATGCTTTCTCCCATGTTTGCAGTATGTAGTTAGAAAACTATTACAGAATAAACCCAAGAGACAACTCTGAGGAGCTAATTTAAGTCAACGGCAGTGAATGGAAACAAACAGTAATTAGCAGGGGAAGAGGATGAAGAACGGAATTATGCTGTATACTGAGTATTTTTCGCTAGCTAAGTAAATGTTTAAAGTATGCATTCTGTGGCATTCACTCTTTTTGagacctttcttttccctcatttGCTGTTTCCCACGGATGCCTCTGAGGAAAAGTGCTTTTGACTGAGGTGGTTTTGTGAAAGAGTAAATTAGTTTGAAACTTCCAAGGAAGGAGCAAGGGAACTGGAGACTGCACCACACAGGAGAAGGCAGTGCAGAGCAGTGGGTGGGAGGTTATGGAGGGGCATAGTCACTAGTCATTAGTCAGACCAGCATTATAATTAGTCTACAGAGAAAAGCTTTGATAGATATGTGCAATTTTCAATGCTAGTTACTAGAAATTCAGCAAAGAGGGTAGGAAGCACCCATCTGAAGTTTGAACAGGTAATTGAATGAACAAAGGCAGTACAGGTTATCTTTGTTGCATAGCTCCAGATGCCACACTTTGGGCTCGATATTCAAGCTCGGTTATTATCACCgaaattatatttcatattAACAGCCAAGAGCAGAGATTGTTTGGAATAGGTAAAAGATACATGGTTTTGGCCAGTTAAACCAAACTAGTATCTGGAAAACTATCTGTAAAAttataagaagaaataaaaaaatgactGGAAGAATAGAAGCAAAACAGGTGACAATTGCAGACAAGGAAGGACCAAGAACAGTACTGGGAAAATGAATCAATGAGGAGGAACTGCATACTGGCatgttaaaatagaaattacagGGAGATTGTTGTGAAAACAGGGTGGGAGAGAGGATTTAGATCTGAATTTAAATACAGGGAATGCTTGCTACAAGGCGTTGTCAGGAACATCTTGTCATCTGACTGGTAATCTGACCAGCATAATTCTTACGtacaggtgatttttttttgccactgctTTCTCTAGCATTTAGGTATGTGAACAGTCATTTTAATGCTACAATCATCCATCATTGACAAAGTCTGGTATCTGTGTTCAAAATGCCATATGCTACAGGTATCTTCATCGTGGAGCTTGCtttatcttgttttgtttctttccttttctcttaataattttgattcttctctgctttctaCTATGGAGTTTCTTTCTGGGAGTCCTGTGCTTATTCTTCTTCatccattttttaacttttctaatCCGTGGGCTCACACAAAACTTTCTGTGTTCTATGTAGATGCTGCCAGAGCAAAAAACGGTTGTtagtttcaaagaaaaaattttaaccccaaaacatttaaaagatgATCATACTTACCACTCACCTAGGAAGACCACAAAGCTAGAACTTGTTAATTATAAGTTATATTTTATACTATGGCTAGTCACTTTTGTCTGATTTCAAATATGTAAAAGCTAGCATGTACAGTTTGCATGATTACACTTGTCTTCCAAAATCTGAATAAAGCCTTACTACTTCAGGGGGTCTGAAAAGAACCACAATGTAAAATAGTACCTTTCTATGGCAAATAAATAAGTAGACCACATAATTATTCTTATTACAATCATAATTCAAatatgtagaaataaaaaatgttcagGATTTCTTTGAAATTTACCCATTTAGCCACAAACAGTactagccaaaaaaaaaaaagaaaagaaaagaaagaaatgctgatgtacaaaaataaagaagatttAATGAATTTAGGCAAGGCTTGTAGAGGATCAGTAGTTGATTGATCAGCAGTTCAAAAGAAGTCTTAAGGTACATGAGTCATTCTTCagttctgaaaataaagcaagtgtCAAAGCTAGTGCAGACTGAATAATGATCAATATTATTAGTGaaaggaaattcagttttaGCAGTCAGAAGTTTAAATAGCATAAGGAAGGAGAGTTCTGAAATCACACAAAATCCTAAATCTTGTTTTTCATTGAATTTCTGTTAGCATTCTAAGGTTCTGCTTGCTTAAATGGTACCTGATTGGTTTTAACTAAACAATACCCGTTACACAGTGAAGGACCCAAAACATCTCTTACATAACAGCTTCTAGGTGGCACAGGCCATCAGCTTTCTGGATTTCAAACCTCTCCACTCTTCGGAGAATCCCTTTGGGAATTTCCTCTGAAATTTTTGTGCAGCAGTTAAAGGCCCCAGGAAACAAAGCTAAAAACAGGAACAACAATGTTAGAAACAAGAGATGTGGAGAAGTTATATCTGTACTTCACAGAATCAAGggatggttgaggttggaagggatctctggaggtcatctgatCCCACCCCTCCTGCTCAAGCATGGCCACATGCAGCTGCTTgtccaggaccatgtccagatgctttctgaatatctccaaggatggagattctaCAAGATACCTgacaacctgctccagtgtttgactaccttaacagaaaaaaaagtaatttcctatGTTCAGATtgtttaatgtgttttaatttgtgACATTGCCATTGTCACTGGgcacctttttctttcattcccaTCAGGTATGGGAATGATGGTTACACCACCTTGATGAGAactccctggagctttctccaggctggactgtcccagctctctctgcctttcctcacacgcaagatgctccagccccttcatCATCTTCGTGGCCTTTCACTGGACTGTCTCCAGTGagtccatgtctctcttgtactgaggagcccagaactcGCCCCAGCTCTCCAGATACATCCTCACTAGTGCTGAgtggaggggaaggatcacctccgTTGACTCTGTGACTGTTGTCCCCTGCTCGCATCCTTCGGTAATGTGCTCAGCATAGTGAACGCCATTTAGTGAGGCACAGCCATTCTGTGGCCAGGCAAGTTATGAATTTGTTCATTTTCCCTTATCAGGCCCTCATGATCCTGTGAACCAAACAGGCAAACCGAACaggtttcttcttcctgttcttaCTGGCCCACAGCAAATAGCGCTGCCTGGCTTTATTCATCACCTTTTCCCACGAAACAGTTGAGTGTTTTTGTTGTCTAAAAGAGCAGcttcctctgcctctccttGTGCACATATTAAAGGCAtgttacagtaaaataaaaataatagcaacATCAATTACACAGGAAGTGTCAGGAGCTTAATTTAAAAGCTCTGCCTTGTGAGGTTGAATCAGGGTGATTATGTATTGAGATTATTAATGCTGTTGCCggggtttgtgttttcttttgtcccAAAAGCTGACACAGCTGAATGTATCTTCAGTAGAGAATGATCTCCTGCAgattttttcctgcttgatAATGgcatcttgaaaataaaaaaccactGAACCTTAAAAGGCTGATCATAACTCATGATTTTTTGGATGAAAAATACTAACATTTTGgtgtttgattttcttctgctctAGCACAGAAAGAGACTTTCTAAACGGGATTCCATTGGTCAGCTCAAAGACAAGCAAACTATGTGGCTCAGGGATTTATCGATGATGTGAAGGTCTCAGAATCAAACCAAGCACAGCAAAGACTCCAGTGTTTGTCCTTGTCTGTGAACTCATCTGGAAAAAGTAGGGAGAAAgtcttcttcctctttgctttgacttttttttccctagcttgTAAATCATCCTGTTCCTTAACTAATAATTTGGTCTTGGAGCACAAGAATCATCGAGCAACAtaaaaagaagcaggagaatCAATTTCAGTTCCTGTAAGCAGGAGACAAGAAGTCTGTGTAAAAGTTTTCCTGTAAGAAGACTGTGTGCTCCGTGCTTCGCGAGAGTGCTTGCTGAGCACTGGGATAGCAGATGCAGGCTGAGCCAGCAATGCAGCAGGAGTCACTGAGCACAAGTCAGCTGCAGCTTGCAGGGAGCTTTTGTACCATTGGGATTGGTGGCACAGCCCTGGGACTGTACAGCCAGAAGGGAgagtgaagaaaagcagctaGGCTAGCAGTTGCCTCCTCAGCAAACCAAGAGGAGGGCTGTAAATAATCGTATTGTGCATAAGGATTAATTGTTACCTGCAGTGTTTCCCTGTTGCCCTTGATTTTCTCTCTTCAACAACATATTGTTTGTGAATCCAGTTAATTAGTGTTTGTAGGTGGGAATTCAGGACACTGAGCACCACTAAGCTTAATGTTTTCTGAGGACTCAAGACAGCACTGGTAACACTGATATATGAACTTCTACTGTTGCCATCAGCTCCTGGCAGAAGGATTCTGTGGTATAAAAACTCAAGGAAGGGTAACTATCTGATAGCTTGAACTTTACCTGAGATTGATGGTTGTGCTTTTTTGGAGACATCTACCCCTGTGCTTCTTTGGGGTATAATGAACTTAAATACTTGACACGGCAACCACTGCCATCCTCCTGTGGAATGGCTGGATATTACAGAAGGTCTTAGGATGAGGCAGCTGTCTCCTGAACTCTTCCTTACCTGGTTTGCCCAGTGCCTGGCTACAATCTCTTGCTCTCATTCTACTTTACGTATTTAAATACATCACTTTCTTCACTCTTCAGATCCGAGCCATCTGTACATCACTTTATAGTGCAATATATATCactatatagaatcatatatTTTGtagtggaagggaccttcaaaggtcatctagtatATAACACTATGTTAGTCATTTATACACTGTGTAACTGAaaattatgaaattaatattGAGGTACTTTTATAGCTTTGTAaggaaaaatatgtataaactcatataaggaaaataaagcaaaattcttGATACAGTTTTTGAGTGGGCTTGTATCTCACTGACCATTTGTGAGACTGCCCTTTTGCAGGGACTTTAGCCAACAGGAATTGTATCTTTCAGAATCTTGTTTGCAATTGCACCTTTGTATATCACTCACATAACTAGAATAACAGTTTTAGAGTGCATTCAACTACCTGATGCTCAGTCATCTTTGAGCTGGAACATGAGGCCACTCACATCTAATTTATGCAGCTATTGCAAAAGCTGTGCCTCTCAACATGAGGGCATGCAACAGACTGCATGGGAGACTGGTGAATACTCTAACAGAAAGCAGATTGAAATTTTGTATGAAATGTGAATGAGGTAGTGCTTATGTTCTTGTCCAAAGAGGCAAAAGCATTTCTTATGGAAACCAAGAAGCTGCTAGTAACTTTTATTTGAGGTGTGTGCCTCAAAGACAAGGGATGCTATCTTGCTTTCATAGGACTAATTTCTGATAAAGAAGAAGCTGTCACTTTTAAATAATGTTGTTGTTTGTCTGTGCAGGGAAGTGCAGCTAccatatggaaaataaaaatcagttatCTTTGAATCACAGATGAATACATGGCATCAGGGCCTTTTCATCGGACAGCATGAAAGCGTCATTGGCAACCTTGTGCTGACAGAGGCACTTGTGGTAACTAGTACCTTTTTACATGGGAGTCAGTTTTAagagtttggggtttctttaacTGCGAGTGTGAAGAAGGACCATGGCAGGAGCCAAGGAATTCCTATATTTCCTCAGAACCCCGGGGGAGGGCATGCTGCTCTCCTGGAGCACTGAGtcatcctgcagctcctttgCCCAGTCCATTATTGCTGTAACTGCATGCTGATCCcacaagtgaaaagaaaccaGGAGACAATAAGCAAAGCTAATGATTTCAGCCCAACCCAGTACTCtatcttctgtgttttcagcaaTTAGATCAGGCTTATTAGTAATCATTGGTCTAAACTGTGGCTAAAAGCAAAGAACTGTGGTTTTCCACAAGGATCTTTGCACGGCCTTTTGAGTGTTATTTATCAGTCAAAGagatttttctcagtgctgcccatttcatttgtttctatGGCTCAGTGGCACAATCAGAAATGCACAGCTGCTTACTCAGAATCATTTAGACCTGTTGTCTGACACGGAGCATCTTTAACCAGAAAGCAAATGGAGCTGCTGAAAGGACTGACAAACTCACTGATGGACCTTGAGACAGGTCCACTCAGGGATTGCCCTGTCATTACTTCAGCAGGTGGTATTATCTGGTTTGGTATTTCTTCCCTGGGAAGTCTCACCAGGGGAAGACATATTggtttttaaatgttgttttccGTATCTTGAAATGCCATCTTCAATCTTGCAGAAAAGTCCACTGGAGGAAGTTAAGTGCCTTTGTGGAGGGCAAGTTAGATATTAAATGGAAAAGTACTTTCACTCACCCCACTTTCTCTCTAAGGATGCTTAGAAAGGACCTCCTTTTCAGATGAATGTATTTTATGGAATACAATAGTGCTGATCTTTTCATTATACTGGGTTCAATTAGTATGCTTTATATAGCTTTATCAATTTcaaaagaagtggaaagaagagaaagctttgCCTTTCTACTGAGAATAAATTGTTTAgcagatttgaaaaaaaaaaaaaagacccgATTTctttaacaaaggaaaaatatccaTGAAACtctgaattattttgaaatgctgCTAGCTGGTCAAACAATGTAGGCCAAGGACTTAATTTAAACTTCCCAcagtggtttgttttcttggaaGCCTTCAAATCTTGGTGGTGGAGTCACTTTTCTTAGTGCTGAAAGGATCAAAAGCAGTTGTCAGCTAGAGATGAGTATTTTCACTTGCATTCAGCTAGACCTGTTAGAAgctttttcagtaaaatgttGCTCCTAAATGGAAAAGAGTCCCTAAAGTCTGTGAGACTCCATGGGTACTGTTCATTGTACCTCTCTTTAAGCTTCTGCTGATCCTATCAAGTCTCTTTGACTGTCAAAAGTTTCTTGTTTCCATTTGCTGTCTACTACCTGGCTAAAGTTACTCCACAGAAacttttctcatcctttttgGTTTGCTCTTTTTATCATCATTCTCAAATTTGAGAGCCACATACTAAACCACTGAGGAAGGTCTTAACATCTGGGGTGCAGGcaagaaatatgaaaagcaaTTATTGCTGCCTGCTCAGTTTCTGGGGCAACAAAGAACATTCCcctatttcttcagttttgagcTGATATTCTTAGATTTGCCTACTCATTTAGGGAAACTGTAGTGCCTGATGAAGAGCCCTCCTATGGCACACAGTAGGAGTAGCTGGTCTCTgttctgctgctccctgctgcagcttttaGGTAGGTAGGACTGGGTTGCTCTCTCAGTATGGGTAGGGCAGACCACTggcaaagaaaaagagcagccaTTGTTTCAGGCAGGCTCTTCTGTAGAAAATCTAACATGGCAGGGCAGGTCTTTGCCTC
Proteins encoded:
- the CCL28 gene encoding C-C motif chemokine 28, which encodes MDVNLVTVLAVLAVMVSRTSETLFPGAFNCCTKISEEIPKGILRRVERFEIQKADGLCHLEAVIIYIEHRKFCVSPRIRKVKKWMKKNKHRTPRKKLHSRKQRRIKIIKRKGKKQNKIKQAPR